From Methanobacteriaceae archaeon, one genomic window encodes:
- a CDS encoding DUF3185 family protein, translating into MKDSKEKEHRISNLKDLIDNVKEDNPSEDPQEDKELINYLEDSSEFDKLDIDDEYIYHPDNNKADVVNLEDAPIDKDFLINTPKEEKLDDLVEELEEPEDIISEMSENFEYIINAKIGRTPILGIFSAVLGVVLLIASIFIFQSASDRVIDNVVAGETNIISVLALGFGIIFLAYGIYKVFNVRNPLTGITNSINSIDAQEKVKKEEAKEKENKNVIPKSNIPLDKDSYKIGEFNIKDIKTKFKKSSDSNKKPLQPITENIDDIPPAKEKEESKKGLTREEIEDIEYRQAKLDNESIDDIFAEVDDID; encoded by the coding sequence ATGAAAGATTCTAAAGAAAAAGAACATAGGATTTCTAATTTAAAGGATTTGATTGACAATGTCAAAGAGGATAATCCTTCAGAAGATCCACAGGAAGATAAAGAATTAATTAATTATCTTGAAGATTCCAGTGAATTTGATAAATTAGATATCGATGATGAGTATATTTATCATCCGGATAATAATAAAGCCGATGTTGTAAATTTAGAAGATGCACCTATCGATAAAGATTTTTTAATCAATACTCCAAAAGAAGAAAAATTAGATGATTTAGTTGAAGAACTAGAAGAACCAGAAGACATCATTAGTGAAATGAGTGAAAACTTTGAATACATCATTAATGCTAAAATTGGCAGGACTCCTATTTTAGGAATTTTCAGCGCTGTTTTAGGTGTTGTATTACTAATAGCTTCAATATTTATATTCCAATCTGCTAGTGATAGAGTAATTGATAATGTTGTTGCTGGTGAAACAAATATTATTTCAGTACTTGCCCTTGGATTTGGAATTATATTCTTAGCTTACGGAATCTACAAAGTATTCAATGTCAGAAATCCTTTAACAGGAATAACCAATAGTATTAACTCTATTGATGCACAGGAAAAAGTTAAAAAAGAAGAAGCTAAGGAAAAAGAAAACAAAAATGTTATTCCTAAAAGCAATATTCCTTTAGATAAAGATTCATACAAAATTGGTGAATTCAATATAAAGGACATTAAAACTAAATTTAAAAAATCATCTGATTCTAATAAAAAACCACTCCAACCTATCACTGAAAACATCGATGATATCCCACCTGCTAAAGAAAAAGAAGAAAGCAAAAAAGGATTGACTCGTGAAGAAATTGAGGATATTGAATACAGACAAGCAAAACTCGATAATGAAAGTATTGATGATATTTTTGCTGAAGTAGACGATATTGATTAA